From the genome of Nicotiana sylvestris chromosome 2, ASM39365v2, whole genome shotgun sequence, one region includes:
- the LOC138886123 gene encoding uncharacterized protein, with translation MGSTTESTMSTRPLVLPINPLLTTNHLTLSSNVDNLIKSCTRHPFSDHKQQKLKTKAIYKPPDPLLMENETETVNELQIVETVGESNASTGSDSTTNNSESEPGSKKRKVVKERSMAWRYFNKFTDSEGVKKARCKFCSEEYVADTKHSGTSNLLLHIPKCSTNPYKAECSQTTLGFQPQGLTGDVSVIP, from the exons aTGGGAAGCACCACTGAATCCACCATGTCCACTAGGCCTCTTGTCCTCCCTATAAACCCTCTCCTTACCACGAACCATCTCACTCTATCTAGCAATGTCGACAACCTCATCAAAAGTTGCACCAGACACCCTTTTTCTGATCATAAGCAACAGAAGTTGAAAACCaaggccatctataaacctcctgatcctctcttg ATGGAAAACGAGACAGAGACAGTGAATGAACTTCAAATTGTTGAAACAGTTGGTGAAAGTAATGCTTCAACTGGTTCAGATTCAACAACCAATAACAGTGAATCTGAACCTGGTTCGAAGAAACGAAAAGTGGTTAAAGAAAGATCAATGGCTTGGCGCTACTTCAACAAGTTCACTGATTCCGAGGGTGTGAAAAAAGCGAGATGCAAGTTTTGTTCAGAAGAATATGTAGCTGATACTAAGCATAGCGGCACAAGCAATTTGTTATTGCATATTCCCAAATGTTCGACCAATCCCTACAAGGCAGAATGTAGCCAGACAACATTAGGTTTTCAGCCGCAAGGTCTAACAGGTGATGTTTCAGTTATCCCTTAG